The Triticum dicoccoides isolate Atlit2015 ecotype Zavitan chromosome 6A, WEW_v2.0, whole genome shotgun sequence genome has a window encoding:
- the LOC119316868 gene encoding fimbrin-5-like codes for MSSFIGVLVSDPWLQSQFTQVQLRTLQTKFTSAKRSDAEHVTIKDLPPVMEELRGIQEVLTEEDITNFLSESYPDMNQSIEFEQFLREYLSLKAKGTSKSGGQKNLKGSVSFLKASTTTLLHVINESEKISYVNHINNFLGDDPFLKNFLPLDPTSNDLFNLIGDGVLLCKLINVAVPGTIDERAINTKKDLNPWERNENHTLCLNSAEAIGCTLVNIGTQDLIEARPHLVLGLLSQIIKIQLLADLNLKKTPELLELVADDNSKEVEDLVNLAPDKMLLKWMNFHIKKAGYKKTVTNFSTDVKDGEAYAYLLSALAPEHSSTTLIETTDPKERAKKVLETAEKLDCTRYVTSKDIVEGSANLNLAFVAEIFQHRNGLSSNNVAPVIEDTPGDVRTGSVLLVVLDKTKSYVSLILSTAYGIFCYLMNQSHLFFLYLRRNFPRGSNRIPREKPE; via the exons ATGTCTAGCTTCATTGGTGTTCTTGTCTCTGATCCATGGCTTCAGAGCCAATTCACCCAAGTGCAGCTTCGAACGCTCCAAACAAAA TTCACTTCCGCAAAGAGATCGGATGCTGAGCATGTAACTATAAAAGATTTGCCGCCAGTGATGGAGGAGCTTAGGGGCATTCAGGAGGTTCTAACCGAGGAGGATATCACAAACTTTTTGAGCGAGTCTTACCCTGATATGAACCAGTCAATCGAATTTGAGCAGTTCCTTAGG GAGTACTTAAGCCTTAAAGCTAAGGGAACCAGCAAATCAGGAGGCCAAAAGAACTTGAAGGGATCAGTGTCCTTTTTGAAGGCATCGACCACTACTCTCTTGCATGTCATTAATGAGTCTGAAAAAATTTCTTATGTCAATCATATCAATAATTTTCTCGGGGACGACCCTTTCCTGAAGAATTTCTTGCCATTGGATCCAACATCAAATGATTTATTTAATCTCATTGGGGATGGTGTTCTGCTTTG CAAGTTGATCAACGTTGCTGTTCCCGGCACAATAGACGAGAGAGCGATCAATACAAAGAAGGATTTGAATCCATGGGAGAGGAATGAGAACCACACTCTTTGTCTCAACTCTGCCGAGGCCATTGGTTGTACTCTAGTTAACATTGGGACACAAGATCTGATTGAAGCCAGA CCTCATCTAGTTCTTGGTTTGCTATCCCAAATCATAAAG ATACAACTCTTAGCTGATTTGAATCTGAAGAAAACACCTGAGTTGTTGGAGTTGGTGGCTGATGATAACAGCAAG GAAGTAGAGGATCTTGTCAACTTAGCACCAGATAAGATGTTGCTCAAATGGATGAACTTCCATATCAAGAAAGCAGGGTACAAGAAAACTGTAACAAATTTCTCTACTGATGTTAAG GATGGTGAAGCGTATGCTTACCTTCTCAGTGCCCTTGCTCCCGAGCATAGCTCAACAACCCTGATAGAAACTACAGATCCTAAAGAAAGGGCAAAGAAAGTACTTGAAACTGCCGAAAAGCTTGATTGTACAAGATATGTAACATCTAAAGATATTGTTGAGGGTTCAGCAAATCTGAACTTGGCATTTGTTGCAGAAATATTCCAGCACAG AAATGGTTTATCATCGAACAATGTGGCTCCTGTCATCGAAGATACCCCTGGTGATGTTAGGACAGG ATCCGTTCTGCTGGTGGTGCTTGACAAAACAAAAAGCTATGTTTCCTTGATTCTTTCCACTGCATATGGTATTTTTTGCTACCTGATGAACCAGTCGCATTTGTTTTTTCTCTACCTCCGGCGAAATTTTCCAAGGGGTTCAAACAGAATTCCACGAGAAAAACCGGAATAG